The DNA sequence TCCGCCGAAGACGGCGATACCTGCCATAGAAGACCTCCCTTTTTGTATAAGATAGAGATTCGCGCACGGCGAGTCAAGTGGAAACAGCAGCGCCGGGACGCAGAATCGCGGGTGTATCCTGCGCAGCTTTTGATTGCTATTTTCTTTCCGGTTTTATAAATTGGCGGATTAAAATCTAGCCTGGAGAGGATATGAGTCTGAGCAAAAAAATCGCCTGGGGAGTCGTTTCGTTGCTGGGGGCTTTTGCGTTTGCAGTGGCGACCAAGCTGGTGCGGGTGCAGGAGCAGGTCAATGCCGTCTGGATCCTCATCGCGGCGGTCTGCATCTATGTGCTGGCCTACCGCTTTTATTCGGCCTTCATCGCCGCCAGAGTGCTCGATCTCAACGACCGCCACAAAACGCCGGCGACGCTCTTCAATGACGGCCACGACTATGATCCCACCAACCGCTGGGTGCTCTTCGGCCACCATTTCGCCGCCATCGCCGGAGCTGGGCCGCTAATCGGTCCGGTGCTCGCGGCCCAGTTCGGATACCTCCCGGGGATGCTATGGATCCTCATCGGCTCGGTCATGGCCGGCGGCGTGCATGACTTCATCATGCTGGTCTTCTCGACGCGGCGTAACGGCAAATCCCTGGCGGAGATAGCCCAGGCTGAGGTCGGCCCGGTCGCCGGATTCACCGGCATGCTCGCCACCCTCTTCATCATCGTCGTCGCCCTCGCCGGATTGGGCATGGTGGTGGTCAAAGCCCTGGCCGACTCCGCCTGGGGTGCCTTCACTATCGCCGCCACGATCCCCATCGCCCTGCTGATGGGCTTTTACCTGCGCAAGCTGCGCCCCGGAAAGGTCGGCGAGGTTTCGGCCATCGGCGTCATCCTGCTCCTGCTGGCGGTGGTTCTGGGCAAGATGGTGCACGATACGCCGGCCCTGGCGCAGATCTTCACTTTGAGTGAAAAGAACCTCATCCTTCTGCTGGCCGCTTACGGCTTTTTAGCCAGCATCCTGCCGGTCTGGATGCTGCTGGCACCGCGCGACTATCTCTCCACCTATATGAAAATCGGCACCATCGCGCTGCTGGTCCTCGGCATTGTCTACGTCGCCCCCACCATCGTCTTTCCGGCAGTCTCGCGCTTCGCAGCCGGCGGCGGCCCGGTCATCCCGGGGCCCCTCTTCCCCTACCTCTTTATCACCATCGCCTGCGGCGCCATCTCGGGATTTCATTCCCTCATCGCTTCAGGCACAACCCCCAAGATGATCCGCTGTGAAAAGGATACCCGCTTCATCGGCTATGGGGCGATGCTCACCGAGGGTTTCATCTCGCTGATGGCCCTGATTGCCGCGACCTCGCTCGCCCCCGGTGACTACTTTTTCATCAACAGCCAGCTGCCCGAGCAGGTGCTCTCCACCATGGGCTTCACCATCGACAAAATCCACTGGTTCGAACAGCAGGTCGGGGTGCAGTTGGCCCATCGCACCGGCGGCGCTGTGACCCTGGCCATCGGTATGGCGAACATCCTCTCCGGCATTCCCGGGATGAAATCGCTGATGGCCTACTGGTACAATTTTGCGCTGATGTTTGAGGCGCTCTTCATTCTCACGACGATCGACGCCGGCACCCGCGTGGCGCGCTTCATCGTCCAGGAGTTCTTCGGCACCTTTTACAAGCCGCTGCGCGTCTACAACTGGTTGCCCGGGATGCTGCTGACCAGCGCCCTGGTGGTCTTCGCCTGGGGGTATCTGATCTGGACCGGCAGCATCGCGACGATCTGGCCGATGTTCGGAATCTCCAACCAGCTGCTGGCCGGACTGGCACTGACCGTCTGCACCACCATCCTCATCAAGATGAAAAAATTC is a window from the bacterium genome containing:
- a CDS encoding carbon starvation CstA family protein → MSLSKKIAWGVVSLLGAFAFAVATKLVRVQEQVNAVWILIAAVCIYVLAYRFYSAFIAARVLDLNDRHKTPATLFNDGHDYDPTNRWVLFGHHFAAIAGAGPLIGPVLAAQFGYLPGMLWILIGSVMAGGVHDFIMLVFSTRRNGKSLAEIAQAEVGPVAGFTGMLATLFIIVVALAGLGMVVVKALADSAWGAFTIAATIPIALLMGFYLRKLRPGKVGEVSAIGVILLLLAVVLGKMVHDTPALAQIFTLSEKNLILLLAAYGFLASILPVWMLLAPRDYLSTYMKIGTIALLVLGIVYVAPTIVFPAVSRFAAGGGPVIPGPLFPYLFITIACGAISGFHSLIASGTTPKMIRCEKDTRFIGYGAMLTEGFISLMALIAATSLAPGDYFFINSQLPEQVLSTMGFTIDKIHWFEQQVGVQLAHRTGGAVTLAIGMANILSGIPGMKSLMAYWYNFALMFEALFILTTIDAGTRVARFIVQEFFGTFYKPLRVYNWLPGMLLTSALVVFAWGYLIWTGSIATIWPMFGISNQLLAGLALTVCTTILIKMKKFRYIWVTLIPMVVMLVITLTTSVMQVKYYQHQLTLPNLKPIERFTLNLDTVLVAVMAGLAVIVVVDNVAKWRKYARLPYIEPHSGGDKSLVPVGLAAEEG